The sequence GGGCGAGACGGGGCTTTGCGGGTCGGGGACCAGGGGTGGAGGCTGGATTGCGAGGCGTCAGGGCAATGCTGGCGATAAGCTCCCGGTACTGACGTAGAGCCTCGCGAGAGCTCAGGGAAGGGCGCTGTTGGTTCGGAGATGGAGACTGCGTGAAATGGTTGTTTGGATTCGAGGACTGGTAGACGGCGGGGTGGAATCGAGGGAGGTTTCCCAGGTGCAGAGCAGGGGAGGCCTTGGAGGAATGTCGAGATCGCGGACGGGAGGAAGCAGTGGGAGAATTGGACCGTATAGGGGGAGACATGGCAGAGCGCGATGGTATGGGCACCGGCAGGGTGGTAGGACGCTCAGCGAACATGCTGCCCTCTTCAAGACCGAAGTTTTCCCGTGGAGCTGGCTGGGTGTTTGTATGCGTATGTGCAGGGTTCCAATGAACCGGGTGAAGTTTGAAGCAGCTCCTGTGCCTGTGGAGCCGTTGTGTAAGGCAAAACCAACGGGTAAGCCCTGTCAATTGTTGTTGGAAAGACTTTTGTGGTGGTGGATGGGGATGTCCTTGTGACCATCCAGAGAGGGGAGTGATTAAGTTAAGGGGAAAAGAGCAGATGACCACGGCCGACCGTTTGGCGAAGTGGCTGGAAAACGGGCAGATGATACGGGAGTACACACGACCAGCTGGTAGACAGTTTTTTATCAGCTCATAAATGATGTGTGTGCGAAAATAATGTGAATGTGAATTGCGAATGCTTGTGACAAAGAGCAGGAGGAGCGGTTTGGTTTCCCTTCGAGGCTTGTGGGCGGGAGGGCGGACGGCGGGACTTATTAATATGCAGagcgcagcagcagcagcagcgcaCTATCGCCATTATGCACATTGGCGACTAATGCATTTGATTGAGCGGCGACTGCCGTGGCGCTTGGGAGTGCGAAATACGATTTTCACTCGCTGGCCGCTgctacttttttttttgggggggcgtgaaggggaagggaaagaaagCGCGAGGGGCGTCGTGGGCCAACTATCCAGCGAGCTCATCAGATTAGGCCCAATAAGGAGTCAGTAAAGGGCCCACATTTCCCCAACCGGTCAAGCACAGGCTCCATTATGCGGAGAAAGCTTCCCAGGCCGGAAATCCACGCACCTTCCCGACCCACGCCCAACCCTCAAACTCCAGTACCCCTTCCATGAAATCATCACTGGCACTCCGTTGCGActgcccaaaaaaaaaaaaaaaaaaagaaggaacaataa is a genomic window of Coccidioides posadasii str. Silveira chromosome 3, complete sequence containing:
- a CDS encoding uncharacterized protein (EggNog:ENOG410PTJP~COG:S) encodes the protein MVTRTSPSTTTKVFPTTIDRAYPLPAPRENFGLEEGSMFAERPTTLPVPIPSRSAMSPPIRSNSPTASSRPRSRHSSKASPALHLGNLPRFHPAVYQSSNPNNHFTQSPSPNQQRPSLSSREALRQYRELIASIALTPRNPASTPGPRPAKPRLAPIGSPGPVTPLSLEEQDDSYFTATPHSTESTSRGDHPPPQEVLERLLERENERIASTSGSRTEKKAR